CAGTGAATATAGATTTGCAGGATTTTTACATATATGCTACACCTCATGGTATGGATTGGCTGCATATGTACTTCAGTGGATTTATGtcaattaaataacaaaaaagctGCTTATCAGAACATTCCACAGAGAACTTTACAATACTTTACAATACAGTGTGTAGATTCTGCATCAAGCAAAGTTATCCACAGATAAAGAATTGATTCAACAATCAACGAGTCTTATGTGTTGCACCCCAGGCTACTATACTGAAAGCTTGACAATTTTTAGGAAAGTGTTCAAGGTCAGACTGCCAGCAGTACTCTATCATTCTGTAAAGACTCAAGACAACTCATGTCATATTGACACCCGTACTTATTACTCACATGTGCTCGGTGGAGACCTGGTTCAGACCATGGGCTAGCTGGGAGGCCAGATTCTCATCCCGACAGCCCAGTAGGCAGGTAACTTCCTCTGCGATCCTCCCATTATAGAGGAGGCTTTTAGTGGTGGTGGCCgggagaggggaagggaggggaagCTGGTTCAACACTGAAATGAGAAGAGAGAAACGTTTGGTGGTGGGGTGAAAAAATACTAATGAGAAAAATACACTAGGTGAGAAACCAGAAGTAcagttcaataaaataaatcgGGACatagaaaagcagaaagagggTCCACAAGGCAAGAGACAGGATATGCAATGACAATGGCAAATTTACATCTGTTTTGGCAGAGCGTTGTTCAGAGTGCTTGGCATTTTACACTGGAAtaggagacagaagaaaaactgtggCAGTGTGTTTACAAGACAGCCGTGTTACTCACAGTCTGTTAAGCTAGCGATCCCAGCAAGGGTGGTGATGGGAACATGAGGCATATCCCCATTCATGCTGAAGGTGAGGGTGGGGAGTGTGTTGATACACAGGTAGATCAGGGGGCCGATGGACGACACCCGTCCTCACATCTCCTGACACCTAGAAGATAGGAGATCAGTCAGGGGGGGCAGTATGTTGATGGACATATAAGGATgaggaaagagagcaagagataTAGAGGATGAAACATCATAGAACATAgagaatatatacatatatgtatgtatatatataaaaaaatttgtaaaaggcagacaaaagaaagagggaaagtacaaatgataaaataattaatatcaTTCAGGGACAAGAAAATGCTTTCTGAATGGTGAGATACTCCCTGTAGTGTATAAATACTATCAATACTATGCTCGTGCAGAAGGGAGACGGTGTGTGCTGGATCATCGGTAAGTCACTAGCATATGTGCCTTTTTAGACCTCTTCATAAATTGTTATTACCTTTACTTCACATTTAAGTAGCATGGTTCCAAGCAACATCTGCTATATGAATTCGTATTAGCGTTATTGTAAATCGATAGTACGCATCCAAAAGTAGGTGTCATCAATAGGGAAGGGTAACATTAAAAATCTTTGGTGCCAATACCTTGAGCTGAATGCTGCTTCCAGGACAAAACTTTTTCGAATACCAATTTTATGAAACccattttaacatgaaaacattacacagtatggaaataataatttttaaaaattggtTTTATAGTTCAGCTCCTCAACATTTCTATATAACACCATTAAATAAAACGTtaaataaactgaactgaacaacTCCAAAGGAACAAAAAGTACACAATACAACaaatcagttaaaaaaacaaacaaacaaaaaacctccaGCAAGTCAGTATGAATGGCTCACCACTGTTCttcttcaaaaataataaaaaaaaaataacaaaggtAACAATTAAGCGGGCTCCTGGCTGAAAATATACTGCTGAAGGGTGTGAACGATGCTTTTAATCAGAAAACTTTGAATGAAGCAATCATatgatcttttatttattccatgCACTGACAAGTGCTTCATTAACTTTGCCATGTTGACAGTCTTGGCGTTAAATACCTTGTCACAATTACTGCATTGCACGCTGTTAGACACAAGCGTCACAAAATGTATACACACTTTAAATCCTTTTGCTATCTTTTTATGTTTAACCTATCGAGGATGGGACTGGAGTAGCCAAATTGTAGCCTCtcaaaacacacatatgcatataCACTGAGCTGTGTCTCTTGGAACTTCATGTGTTTTTCCTGGATGCCTCAATACAGCCAATCACCTGCTCTTAAGTCTTGGCACATCAAACATGCTGCATACTTATTGACCCACTGCCCTTGATGAGATTAACCTCTTAGGTATTGAAAATTAGTATCGAACAgctagaattttttttatctatacTCGATGGTATTAAGGCTTTTCGGTTGTTGTCAAATAAGTACCCACTGCGATACCGAGTCCTCCGCATACGATAAAGGGACACAGGTTAAGGGATATCATGCCATGAGTGCAGTCTTATAAAATTTTAACAGTAACCAGTGCACAGATGATTGAATCTAGGCCTTATGGTAATAGAACAAGGTCACACAACTCTTAGACCATCCGGCTGCTCAATCTtgctatattattattatggaatAAACCATAggcagcaacaagtgaactatGTCTTATCTGAGACCaataaattgataaataaatgcttGTGACTTTTGCAAATACCTTGTAAAGTAAGGCATAGTGCTCCCTGGCCATAAAGTCCCTGTACAAATGCTAATTATGtgtcatttaaatttatatCAAATATCTCTAATTTCACCCAACATTAGATGCGCACTACAAATGTATGTCGGTATCTACCATAAGAATGGAAACTAATGCATTTTCTACATGGACAATATACAATGAATCAAttgtaaacacaacaccacaatattaaaataactGCAGAGCAAATAAGCTTTGAGAACATCATATGAAAATACTTATGTATCTCACTGCTGCCACGATAGAAATGATAATTTAGTGGAAACACATTGTCATACCAacactgttttctttcaaatttgtGTCTTACTTGATTTCACAAATCAAATTTCTATAGATGTTGATTTACTTTCATTAATTTCAAACCAGTGTTCTTCACTAACAGTTTGTTAGGATAAATTAGTACAAATTAGGGCCATGTATTGCACTTCATCAGTTTTGAATCCCTTTGCTTGTTAGATGTCCTTGACCTCTCAATGCAGACTGTACAAAAGGTcgttgaaaaacagaaagaaaagccagCTGTAATTTCCAGAATATCTAATGCGGCCCACGCTTCACAGATAAACCTGTTTGCTACAGGCCGGTAGAGGGTTCACTATGTATCCACATACCATGTTGCAGACATCAAAATTAGATATTGATTATGTGCATCCACCAGCCTACTCTAAATGTcttaattactattattacttaTGACAAGGTAGTGAATGAAGAATGACTCAAACCATTGAGGATACCTTTTTGAAGAATTCTGTGCAGTCTCGGGTGGACTCACTGACATTTCAGATAAAAAGTCCTACTCCTTGAGTCtgttgaaagagaaaatggctcTGCATCAGActttttagacattttattcttctctgtttAAGAAAAGGCTGTCTCTACAGCTaacaagaaaaagcaaaacaaagccaCACCACACACTCATCTCATATTTGTTACAACCAACATTGTAACAGTATTTGTCAGAGGTTGACCTTAAGTAAAACCTTTACAACTTCTAAATAAATACAGCTACTCTTTTATCAACTTCTGCATATCACTGACAAGTATTAAATCTAAGAACACGACGTTGCAGCCAGACCGGAGTGCAACCAGCTCACTGAGTGCAAATAGAAAATATGGTTAACAGATTCTCCATGTTATAACTATAGCAGAGGATCAACAGATGGATACTGTAAACATGACTTTAGCTAGCTGCACTGTTAGCACGCTCGGTCTATGTGGTTTTCCTCAGTACGCAGAGGCTTGGCTGACAGCTGTGAGACTGACAGGCAGGAGGCAGCACAAAGGAACAGATGCACTGTGATGGTGGCGGCAGTAGTGGGGGGCTGCATCCTCCAGCAGCCGCCAGCCTCCGTGCGCACTCTGCAAACGGGTAACTGCACTGGGTTTGTTGTGGCCGAGCAGAAATATCCACGACCCCCTGCTAAGATTAACGTGTCTACTAAACCCCTTTCTATTAAAGTAGGTACTGTTGTGGCGACGTAGCCTGAGCTcaatcaaaacatttcaaaacattgtAGCAACTAAAAAGCAACATTAGCCCTGCCAAATGcttcagcaaaaaacaaaacacaacaatatgcCCGAAATAACATAAACTGCTGATTATCCTGCAACAACTTGAGGTGTAGTTTCCGACAGCATCCATTAAACTGTTCATCTTAGTTTTCTGTATTTGCCATCTCCAGCCCGCTACTTGCGAACAAAACCACCGACGTTACACTGCCAAGAAGTTGACTGTCTGGGTCCTCCGAGCTAACCCCGAAGCTAGTTACTCCTTACGATAGCGGCTAGGACCACTAACGCTAGCTGCCGAACTCGCTAACAACAATAGTCGTGTTTTAATAGCTAGCTAGTTATGCTAACTAGCTCGAACTGTTGTTAGTTAGCTTCTAACGCTGTCCCTCCGTTCAAATAAAGGGAAGGCAATCCAAATAAGACAAGGAAGCGCTGGTCGGGGTTAATAAACGCCAGCCGAGTCCCCCCCTGTGaacaagaaagaggagaaaaacaaggcGGCGGGGTTGAGTGAGTTGATGTAAAGGCAACGGCACGGTATCTAATTCCGTGGCAACGGCCCAATCCTCGGGCTCGACAAATGACATCCAGTTGAGGCCGTCCACCTCGGCGGAGCAAAAACACACCTAGCTAGCTTCGCTGGCTAGTTCGCTAGCTTCCGTTACCCCCCGGTCAACGATTAACGACGCCGTAGGTGGTCTTGCAGCAGAGCATTTATTAATGTGGTAGataataaacacaattaaaaaaaaagtttggctGGGAAAGAGAGGCGGGTGATTATATTTACCTTCGGATGTTGCGTTCAAAGGGAGGGGAATGTTTTAGCTTGGTTTGAATCCGTGTCCGTATCTCTAGCTccccctttcttctctctcGCAGCTCCTCCAGTAGGAACTCGACTGGCTTGCCAGCTAGCCGCTGAGCTAGCTTGCTAGCTATCAACAATAATCCGGGTCGGACCGATTCGTTCTTCTTCCGTCACCCAAGAGTGAATGTTTCAGGGTACATTCATGGGGAAACATCCGTTCTTCGGAGTTTCAGTCGGTCTGCGCCGACATAAACAACGAGTGCAGCCAATTTCGACAGTAAATGAGAAATATGACGATTGTTGCGATCATCAAGAGGCTCTCCTCTCGTAGAACAAAATGCCGACCGGAAGTTCTGCCGTCTGACTGACCAAAGATCTCAGGAGTGACTCCCTCCATCGGCGCCAAACAAAATGCCAGGCGACGTTTCGTGTGCGGGCCGGAGGAGTGCGCTGCAACACAACCTCACACCAAATGCAAAACCTGTCTCGTcctaaaacacatacacaaacactgccTTTCGACGAAAtcgaaaacaaaacacacagagtaCAAGACTTAAAAGTGTTGCAATTGCCAGGCAAACTCCTGATTTATTATGAATTATGATTTGGAATATTTGTTTTGCATCGTGGCCTTTCAAGCAATTACTGTATTATTGTATTGTGGATTACTGTATTATACTATAGACAACAATACAAGTACTTTGTGATACTGCAGTTCAACATCTAACAATATTTCGAGGACTCACTGTACAATTTGTTAATCTACTCTTCATTTGCAGAGTAACTTCAATACAGTGGTGTATTGTTGACAGTATTGTTGAATCAAAATATCTCATACTACCCTCAAAACTGTCTTTAAGGATATTTAGTTAACACATGTAGTTACTTTCCACCGCTGTATGaggctgcatgtgtttttgtcttaaTCAAGTAAAATAGACTCAATGTTATCAATGTATTATTGGTGTTTTTTTCATATATGTTtgagtttatgtttttgttagttAAAGGATTAAGTGAGCAGTTATTAGAATAATGGAAAGTTTATCGCTATATacaaaaattataataataacaggATTATGGCACCTGTCTTTGACAAATTGCATTTGTCTAATTAAGATATGTTTTTTGGCATTGAAAAGCTAAGTTTAACTGAAGAGACCAAATTACTTTGTCCTCAAGATGTCAGCATTAGCCTCTGTTAAATATAATTGactttcttttctgtatttgtccCTGAGGCAACAGCTGAAAAAAGCTGGACAGAAGCTGGCAAATAAGTTCCTGGTTTGAAGGAACAGTTCCAGGATTATCAATCATGGGTAATGAGGACAGCTGACGACTCCCCACCAGTATCAGCAAGAATTGGTTTAATCTCAAGGATGATGCTGCCTCCCTTTAGAATCACCAAGATGTTCAGTATTAGTTCCACACATCCCTCTGAGCTATACTGAGGTATAAATACGTGCTATTTGTGAGCTCTCGGTCAGATACTCATTCAGCCATGAAAAAAGCTATTTGCAGACTCAATccacaaaaattaaaaaatatattaaaaacatcTACCAACAAGGACATGTCTGTGTTTGGCTTTGCATACGtaaataaaatcacacacaatccttgatttcacttttttttattcaaaaattaACTGCATGCTAAAACTATAACTATTATTCAGTGTTGTgcgttgtgttttgtgtgtgtgggtacgTAGGGGACTGTGTGCAAAAATGTGAAAGTGTATCAATATACACCAGGAACTGTAAACAAAGGAACTATTCAATTTTCTTATGTGTAGAAGAAAACATTTGGTCCTTCACATCATccatttttgcatttgtcacATGAATGAGAGGGTTTATTAGATTTCTCATTAGATTGGGTTAATGTTGCTTTACATATGCAATCCCCAAGTAAACTTTTACAATTAAAATCTACAATTGATGTACACCCTTATCTACATTGCTCTACACAAGTATAGTATGTTCAGAGTAATCTCAGATAAAAAACATAATCTATTTAAATGTTACTTTTGTTACATATCTGAATTACCTCAAATACAAAACAGCACTTTCAAAGGTAAAAGTTAAAGCTAGCTAAAATGGGGACTGGAGTGAATTCTATCATTTTATCAAATGCATCCACATTGAATCAAATGAAACGAGAATTAGATTTTAGTCTATGAATTAGCAATGGAAAAAATAGTAAAGATGTGGATATACTCCAGCAGTATGAAAAAACATACACCAAACATATTGACAGCCATTTTATAAACTGATTACAAAGCACATATTTCCTAAATACATATGAATGTTTCAACCAGATCATTTTTAGCTCCATTTGCATGTTAGAGGCCTTATGTAAGGAAGTGGCTGTCATCAACCCTATCATACAAATCTTACTGTATTCCTAGTATTGGGAGGTTAGTGATGAAAATGGGTTGGGATGGGAATTATGTAATTAAACTGTACAGCAATTtgcttttggtgtttttgtttgtttggttgtgggttttttggtttaaataaatgtgatcacAATGGCTTAAAATTCTTGTGTGATGATAATTCAAATTCTCAGTTGAGCAAATTTACAGCTGAGTTATTTTGGTTCAATTTGATTGTTTTGAGGAACATGTAGGAACACACAGGCTATAACAAAAAACAGTGTATGTTACTTAAGACAATCACATCATTCATTCTGTAGGGCTTGATACAGCAAATAAAGCCACTAATGGCCACAGAGTTTGTAACTAGACAAACCTTTTCCCCCACCGATGTTGACCTGCTCACACCAACAGTATGTGATCCAACCTTTCTCACACAAGTCTTCAGAAagatttctttttccacttgTCTTGCAATTTCCATACTACTCAAAAAAAGTAATATATGCAGAGACGGTTAAAGCCTGCCCAAACATGGGATTTAATCTACTGACCTGTGCAGACCTGCAGCAATACTGGCCTCTAGTGGGTGAAGTTAGTCACAGTTCTGAGAGAGGTTGGATAAGGCGGGATAAGGCAGGCTGACCCTGAAGCAACCAGGCTCTTCAGTAGGTCATTATGGCCTCAGAGTTATGTCAAAAGTTGTGAGGTTAACTCTGCTCTCAGGCTAAGTCTACTCTAGAGACTGTGCTCTGCTCTGAGCTTAACTCAGCTCTCAGGTTAGTTCTGCTCTCAGGCAAGTTCTTCTCTCAGGTTTAGCTCTGCTCCAGCAAATCAACCTGACTTTCAACAAGTTGAAGGCTCAGTGGATGAAACAATGGCGAACACCTGAAGGTTTACATCTATTAGAAATAGTCATATATGAATTCATCGAACAACACAGCAATTTGCTTACTCTAAAATTTGGTTGgagcatgaaaataaacatgagaTGCTCACATATTGGAATTTAACTACACAGCACTTGACATACAGACAGAAGACGTGCTGTTACAGTGGCCAGACCAATGGAGGTTACAGCTGAagatgtatgtatatgtataagaAAGGTTCTGTCCATGTTTCAGTTAGTATACAAGTACCCTGCCTTCTTtaattcatgcattcattcagcttctaccacttatccatttctgggtcatggggggttgttggagccaatcccagctcacactgggcgagggcggagtcaccccggacaggtcgccagtccatcacagggccaacatacagagacagacagagacaaacaatcacacaatcacacaatttagagtcaccagttaacccaaacatgatgtctttggacggtgggaggaaaccagagtacccagaagaaacccatGAATACACAGGGAAAATGcacatgggtttcctcaggcctggggccttcttattgtggggcattTGTCAGCAAGGCACTTAGACATGAGATAATTTCCAGTCTGATCGCAAAATTAGTAGAAGAGGACTTGCATACTGACTGAAACATGGACAGAACATTTCTTGTACCTGAAAATCTTCATGTGTCTCCGCTACTGTGTCGGAACTCTGTAGGTGAAATAACAAGCAATCAGTCAAGGCACAAGGGTGGATGTGACTGTGCTGAAAGTGACCAATCATGAGAAGGAATCTGATGTCATAGTCAGTGTTTACAAGTAAACAGCTGGCACCCAATGGCAGATACATCTTGCACTCTTAAGTGATATGAAAGCACAAAATCCGAGGAAAACAATGCTCAATGAACCATTTCCAGTCTATAGTGTGTCAGGAAAACCTACAACAGATTtgtagatgaagaggaaatgagtTGAAAATATGGCTCAATGCAGTAGAAAGTTTTTCCTAGGAGAATATGCAACCTCACTCAAAACAGTGGCTCCTACATCTTGGTCTCACTGTCAGCAGGCCTCTCATTCTCATACTCGTTCTCCTGGCCGATGAGCTGGTAGGGCTTCTTGTCTGATTCCTCCACCACTGAGTTGCCCACTTCAGGGTCGTTGTTCGTCAACTCATGGCGAGACAAGTGTTCCACGATACCTGCACCAATGGAGTCGCCGAGGACGTTGGTGGTGGTGCGCAATCGGTCCCTGAGAAAAGACAGGGAATAGGTGAGAACTGgagaaattacaaaatgaataaaaagagaaaagtggacACAAGTTAAGAAGAAACTagagacaagaaaacacaataccaaaaaaggacaaaatgagTAAGACAAGTTGAGACAAAATATGGTGAaaaagatgagacagaaaaagatgggacaaaacaaagcaagtcaaaacaagagaagagacaagaagacaaaacaataaGGCACGAGTGCGAAGTATTAAACAATTCTGCTGAAAATATTACAGATTAAATCCATGTGGGATGCACATGAAAAGTGTCATTGGAAAAGTGGAGGCGGTCTTTTTATCGCTCCAGGCATTTGTCCAACCACATGAAACACAGCCAGAAGACAGGAGGAAGCAGAGCTTTGCATTGGGACTGGATGCTGGCTGAATGAAAACCAGATGGATAGGAAAAGGAATGTGAGCGTTTGTTCAAGGGAAACTTTTCCTTAATCCACTCAAGAGTGCGCAGTACACAAATTAACCCTTTAAATTCCCCTGTTGGTGGAACATAACACCATTGTATTTCTTTACAATTAAACCATTTTCATTACAGTTTGTTCAAAATCCTGTATGGCTCAAAAATCAATATATATTATTAAGTCATTAGCATTACTTACAGAAACCAATCAACAGCAATGAtcagtgtgatgtcatcagtggGCAGGCCTACAGAGGTTAGCActatcaccatggtaaccaaCCCTGCCTGTGGTATTCCAGCTGCTCCGATACTGGCTGCTGTGGCTGTGATACTGATGGGAAAAATACAAGGAGGAAATATATTTCACCCTGAAAAAAGCACTTGTTCCTCATTTCACTGCCATCCATAGTTACAGCTTTAGATTTACCCCCTTTTGCTGAAACAGTATCTGTCATCTATCTCTTGTCAAATATGCAGGTTGGTGATAAGAAAGTTATTTATAAAGCTGGTTTTGAGGCTTGGATATGTTTCACTGGTGTGAAATCATAATTCACAATGAAAGACATAATATATAATGTGATGGAAATATTCTCCAGTATGGGCCAAAACTGTCAAGAGGAGGTAACATTGGTAACAGACTCACAACCCTTCTGGTAAACCCGTTGAACAAAATGCTGCAACTATGGTGataaaaatacagcattttCAGCCTTATTATTCATCAAATGCTTGAAGACAGTATCTGTTTCCTGTATCACGTACCTGATAGTGAGAATCTGTCCGAAGTTAAGATCATAATCATTGACTTGGGCAATGAAGATGGCTGCCAGAGCTTCATATAGGGCTGTACCATCCATGTTTATTGTGGCACCAACAGGGAGCACGAAACGGGTTACACGTTTGTccactttgttgttttcctccaaGCATTTAAAAGTGATAGGCAAAGTTGCAGAACTgggtgaggagagagagggggagcaTGACAAACAGAAAGTGTGAGAGTGAGACACACGAGGAATTATTCTCCCTGTCAAGCTTCTGAattgttgttgctgtatgtTGTAATGTTGTAACACTGACCAGTCAAATTAATTAAACCTGCTGCACCAGGTCAGTCTGGAAGAATGGCTCACCAACATCTGGAGAAATGCAATTTCATTCCCCTGTATACGGACTACTGGATTTCAGAGAATGACTGTAAACTTTACCTCTACTATACCAGTCTGGGAGTTGGACTAATATTATGACGTTGAGCTCAATCACATACCTAGAGGAAGTTCCCAAGGCAGTGATTAGTGCCTGCAACAGTCCTGCGATGAAAATGAAGGGATTCTTCCTGGTGATGACGAAGTAGAGCATTGGCAGGACAAAGATGGCGTGGATGAAGAGTCCACAAATGACTGTCACAGTGTACATTCCCAGCTGGCCACCCATGGCTGAAATGTCCTCCATCTCCACAATTTTACCAGCAATCAAGAACAAGATACCAATAGGGGCATACCTGAGAAGTGATGGATGAAGCTGTGAATTAATGCAATAAGTCATGTCTTACCATCCATCCGTACTTGAACTTACCACATGATGATGGCAACCAGCCTCATGATGGCTTCATTGAGAGAGTCGAAGAAGTCCTTTAGGGGCTGTCCCTGTTCCCTCATGCTCCCGATAATCAGTCCAAAGCATAAGGAGAACACGACTAGGCCGAGAGCATTAATTCCATTAACCGATCCTGGCACTGGGATCATCTCCTCCTGAGCTATCGCCTGACTTCCATTTAATGTGAATATTGTGtcattcactgtcactgtcacatgGACTATTCTCTTGGCGTATTGTGTCTTGAACTGAATTTTAAGAAATGAAAGAGGATAAGGATGTCACTCAATATATCACCATCAGTACAAGTACATGTTGGGCATTTTTCAAAGTTTCTCcagttgtttctttctttgtatttaatgtttttgaatCTCTTCAGTAAATCATGAATCTCAGATATCAACCTTGAATTGAAGTATTCATGAAAAATGCTACTGCCGCAGTGTTGAAGCACTTTATGTCCCTGCGATACAAAGACCAAGGATAAGGGTAGAGAGTAAGAGGGTTACCTGTTTGGTGCAAGCTTCTACAAGGTTAGGAGGAAACATATTTCTGGAAAAGCAAAAGGAGTACATTTTGGTTAGGGTTAATACATTTCTTAAAAAGTTTTCGATACACAGTgttaaaagcaaacacactACATGCAgtgtataaaatgtaaaaagcagcCTGGTATTTGTTGGTATTCTGTAGATGTTTTACATCTTCAGATATGATAGAATTTAAAAATCTTTCTTCCATCAACTCCATAAGCATGAAAAGAGGCATCAAAAGAGGCATTCAGGTGTTGATTATGAATTTTAATAATTGTTGACAAATCAGTACACTGAAGGGAAtaaagggagtgtgtgtgtgtgtgtggcacctGATAAGATCCAAGAAGGCATCGGCAGGGCTGACCTGCTCTATCTGCTGTTGCTTGGTGAACTCATCCCTTGAGCCTTTTCCAGGGTGAATAATGAGAACCATGACAATGCCAGTGAACACAGCAATgacggtggtggtggtgtagtAGACCACTGCTCTCATACCCATTTTACCAGAAGCTCGACTGTCTAAAGCAGCCATGCCTGAAAAGGACATATGATATCATAGCATCATCATATAATCAGAGGAGGGAAGTTTTCAAACTAGACCTCTAGAGGGAGCAGCAATGCAACAGTGTAACAGTGTTAAAAGCTTGTAGAACTATAAGCAGCTCCATGTGGCATCATGTCAATTTGCCACATCCTCAGTTCCTGCAGGGcttattgatttattcatttgataAATGTTTTACCACTCGCCatgtttaattaattcattccaTGCATAACCTTTGcagttgcatttttttctggcaggcttttgaaaatgtaattaagatCTAGCAAAAAAGGTAAATGTTGTATTTGCTGCATCtagaaaattagaaaatatgTCCCTGGACAAGTTAACAGCAATATTGTGTAtctatttgtgtcattttctttttcctgtttatgGCGTTATGTTTTCCCTTGACCTTTCACTCTGCATACAT
The nucleotide sequence above comes from Echeneis naucrates chromosome 9, fEcheNa1.1, whole genome shotgun sequence. Encoded proteins:
- the LOC115048374 gene encoding excitatory amino acid transporter 1-like; the protein is MAAVTQSNGENPQRSRGGLQQIRAGIQSQSRLAKKRVENITKDDVKGFFIRNAFVIFTIAAVIIGIILGFALRPYKMSYREVKFFSFPGELLMRMLQMLVLPLLVSSLITGMAALDSRASGKMGMRAVVYYTTTTVIAVFTGIVMVLIIHPGKGSRDEFTKQQQIEQVSPADAFLDLIRNMFPPNLVEACTKQFKTQYAKRIVHVTVTVNDTIFTLNGSQAIAQEEMIPVPGSVNGINALGLVVFSLCFGLIIGSMREQGQPLKDFFDSLNEAIMRLVAIIMWYAPIGILFLIAGKIVEMEDISAMGGQLGMYTVTVICGLFIHAIFVLPMLYFVITRKNPFIFIAGLLQALITALGTSSSSATLPITFKCLEENNKVDKRVTRFVLPVGATINMDGTALYEALAAIFIAQVNDYDLNFGQILTISITATAASIGAAGIPQAGLVTMVIVLTSVGLPTDDITLIIAVDWFLDRLRTTTNVLGDSIGAGIVEHLSRHELTNNDPEVGNSVVEESDKKPYQLIGQENEYENERPADSETKM